The Euphorbia lathyris chromosome 3, ddEupLath1.1, whole genome shotgun sequence genome contains a region encoding:
- the LOC136224620 gene encoding probable xyloglucan endotransglucosylase/hydrolase protein 5: MDNYLVWSVCLGFVLLGVGSRGAAPKRPVDVPFGRNYYPTWAFDHIKYLNGGSEIQLMLDKYTGTGFQSKGNYLFGHFSMHIKMVGGDSAGTVTAFYLSSQNNEHDEIDFEFLGNRTGQPYILQTNVFTGGKGNKEQRIFLWFDPTKAYHTYSILWNMYQIVFLVDDIPIRVFKNSKDLGVRFPFDQPMKLYSSLWNADDWATRGGLEKTDWSKAPFIASYKGFHIDGCEASVNAKFCETQGKRWWDQKEYQDLDAAQYRRLKWVRQKYTIYNYCTDRSRFPTTPVECKRDRDI, translated from the exons atgGATAATTATTTAGTATGGAGTGTGTGCCTGGGTTTTGTATTATTAGGTGTTGGAAGCAGAGGTGCTGCACCGAAGAGGCCTGTAGATGTGCCTTTTGGGCGCAACTATTACCCAACATGGGCTTTCGATCATataaagtatttgaatggaGGTTCTGAGATTCAGCTTATGCTTGACAAATACACAGGTACTGGCTTTCAATCCAAAGGAAACTACTTGTTTGGCCACTTCAGTATGCACATTAAGATGGTTGGTGGTGATTCTGCTGGAACTGTTACTGCTTTCTAT CTATCATCTCAAAACAATGAGCATGATGAAATAGACTTCGAGTTTCTCGGTAACAGAACAGGGCAGCCCTACATCTTGCAGACAAATGTGTTTACTGGTGGAAAAGGAAACAAAGAGCAGAGGATCTTTTTGTGGTTTGATCCAACCAAAGCTTACCACACTTACTCTATTCTTTGGAACATGTATCAGATTGT GTTCTTGGTGGATGATATTCCGATCAGGGTATTCAAGAACAGCAAAGATTTAGGAGTGAGGTTCCCATTCGATCAACCCATGAAGCTGTACTCAAGCCTGTGGAATGCAGATGACTGGGCAACAAGAGGTGGATTGGAGAAAACAGACTGGTCAAAAGCACCATTTATAGCCTCATACAAAGGGTTCCATATAGATGGATGTGAGGCATCTGTGAACGCCAAGTTCTGCGAGACACAAGGAAAACGTTGGTGGGATCAGAAGGAGTATCAAGACCTTGATGCTGCTCAGTACCGTAGACTCAAATGGGTTCGCCAAAAGTACACTATTTACAATTACTGCACTGATCGTTCTCGATTTCCAACTACTCCTGTTGAATGCAAGCGCGATCGTGACATTTAA
- the LOC136223975 gene encoding tyrosine--tRNA ligase, chloroplastic/mitochondrial-like, whose translation MAARTLLHSSQSQSHLKLFSSFFPFSISYSTNLNPRLLRKNPIFLSSTPPLRCLQSAATQHPTQTHEAPRLPNLVDILEERGLLESITTENLRSASSISNTTLKVYCGFDPTAESLHLGNLLGIIVLSWFQKCGHKAVAVIGGATARIGDPSGKSLERPELDADTLEKNTNGITETLTRIFNKNSSLSSPIVVMNNYDWWRDVRLLDFLKQVGRYARVGTMMAKESVKKRLESEQGMSYTEFTYQLLQAYDFVYLFQNEGVNAQIGGSDQWGNITAGTELIRKVLQPKDGAEAYGLTFPLLLKSDGTKFGKSENGAIWLSPLLLSPYKFYQYLFSVPDADVIRFLKMLTFLELKEIDELEMGMKRPGYVPNTAQRRLAEEVTRFVHGEEGLVEAVKATEALRPGAETKLDWKTIEGIAEDVPSCSLAYVQVINLSLVDLSVSSGLLETKSAARRLLKQGGLYLNNSRVDSEGKRIEADDIVDGKVLLLSAGKKNKVVIRIS comes from the coding sequence ATGGCTGCGAGGACACTCCTCCATTCCTCCCAATCCCAATCCCATCTCAAACTCTTCTCTTCCTTCTTTCCCTTTTCCATTTCTTATTCTACTAACTTAAACCCACGTCTCCTCAGGAAAAATCCCATCTTCCTCTCCTCTACCCCTCCTCTCAGATGCCTACAATCTGCAGCTACGCAGCACCCCACGCAAACTCATGAAGCACCTCGCCTGCCCAACCTGGTCGATATCCTCGAGGAAAGGGGCTTGCTTGAATCCATTACCACTGAAAATCTCAGGTCCGCTTCTTCAATTTCTAACACTACTCTCAAAGTTTATTGCGGCTTTGATCCCACTGCTGAGAGCTTACACTTAGGTAATCTTCTTGGCATCATTGTGCTTTCTTGGTTCCAGAAGTGCGGCCACAAGGCTGTCGCTGTGATTGGTGGCGCCACCGCCAGAATCGGCGACCCTTCTGGCAAGAGCCTAGAAAGACCCGAGCTTGATGCCGATACTTTGGAGAAGAATACTAATGGAATTACTGAAACCCTAACTAGAATTTTCAATAAGAACTCGAGTTTGAGCAGCCCAATTGTTGTTATGAATAATTACGACTGGTGGAGAGATGTTAGATTACTGGATTTTCTGAAACAAGTGGGAAGGTATGCTAGAGTGGGTACTATGATGGCGAAGGAGAGTGTGAAAAAGAGGCTTGAATCTGAACAAGGAATGAGTTATACTGAATTTACATACCAGCTTCTGCAAGCGTATGATTTTGTGTACCTTTTTCAAAATGAGGGTGTTAATGCTCAGATTGGGGGAAGTGACCAATGGGGAAATATAACTGCTGGAACTGAACTTATTAGAAAAGTTTTGCAGCCAAAAGATGGAGCTGAGGCCTATGGGTTAACATTCCCTCTTTTATTGAAGAGTGATGGTACCAAATTTGGGAAATCAGAGAATGGTGCCATTTGGCTCTCCCCATTACTCCTATCTCCCTACAAGTTTTACCAGTACTTGTTCTCTGTACCTGATGCTGATGTTATTAGGTTCTTAAAGATGCTTACTTTCTTGGAATTGAAGGAGATTGATGAACTGGAAATGGGAATGAAGAGGCCTGGTTATGTGCCTAACACAGCTCAGCGTAGGCTTGCTGAAGAAGTGACCCGTTTTGTTCATGGTGAAGAAGGATTGGTTGAGGCTGTTAAGGCAACTGAGGCCTTGAGACCTGGAGCAGAGACCAAACTGGACTGGAAAACTATTGAAGGAATTGCTGAGGATGTTCCTTCCTGCTCCTTAGCTTATGTTCAAGTTATCAATCTTTCTCTTGTTGATCTGTCAGTTTCTTCTGGCTTGCTTGAGACTAAATCAGCTGCAAGACGCCTATTGAAGCAAGGCGGCCTCTACTTGAACAATAGCAGAGTTGATAGTGAAGGTAAGAGAATTGAGGCTGATGATATTGTGGATGGGAAAGTTCTCCTTTTATCCGCTGGCAAGAAGAACAAGGTGGTTATACGTATATCTTGA